In one window of Helianthus annuus cultivar XRQ/B chromosome 17, HanXRQr2.0-SUNRISE, whole genome shotgun sequence DNA:
- the LOC110924858 gene encoding uncharacterized protein LOC110924858 yields MACKSPIYNGEVDPIICQRWISDIEGVFERTHCDVGDFVAYGTGQLRNQAKDLWDNKKKEMGAEVARVMTWDEFKVPFLKHHSPKTVINRIKEECIQLRQKGESIDKITGIFMDKLRFCDELVTTEEQKIYYYYNMLSAEYREFMTPSKYETLTEIINTAQSGKSN; encoded by the coding sequence ATGGCGTGCAAATCGCCAATCTATAACGGGGAAGTTGACCCGATAATCTGCCAAAGATGGATAAGTGACATCGAAGGAGTGTTTGAACGAACCCACTGTGACGTAGGTGACTTTGTTGCTTACGGAACGGGTCAATTGAGAAATCAAGCCAAGGATTTGTGGGACaataaaaagaaggaaatggGAGCTGAAGTGGCAAGggtcatgacttgggatgagtttAAAGTACCGTtccttaaacaccatagtcccaaaACAGTTATCAACAGAATCAAAGAGGAATGTATCCAGTTAAGACAGAAGGGAGAATCCATTGATAAGATTACGGGCATCTTCATGGATAAGCTGAGATTTTGTGACGAGTTAGTCACCACTGAAGAGCAGAAGATATACTATTATTACAACATGTTGAGTGCTGAATAccgggagtttatgactccctcAAAATATGAAACTCTCACAGAAATCATCAACACCGCTCAGAGCGGGAAATCGAATTAA
- the LOC110924861 gene encoding uncharacterized protein LOC110924861 has translation MEPDEPYYLAWERFQNLCARCSQHGLSDWALCEKFYNGLTQETRDRFDTNGGHMMGILTVAECLERFEAFAQSQSRADQRYQSGNSNTITRAPTRGVNHVTMDPSLAAVLENMTRELKEIKAKVDKCEFCRGGHDTSACPLLVGEEQVDSVGGGLGGGQPSGFGSNLNSGWRNNNNNINNIFRSNGPPGFQIAQNPNRGLGSLFGGGSNGQFNKGFNGQVKDGGSSSQVQTGQDSSYDLGGSLERMEAMMSQLVVRDQTTQKKLSEHDLMLKNHQVALQDLQRVVGDMSRKLEERLPGQFAGNTQPNPNAHVKAITTRSGKTVGDPSIEERVVDKDGDIVDEEIEMEAPGEVQKRLGPASTAQPGESQVEKEVEKTSVDVRPSPLVDHSRVPFPSRLRNQKYSMEYRQFLDIFKQLKINLPFIEALQSMPKYAKFLKDLLRNKEKLGELSNVPLNGGCLAVVSNQLPEKLTFHYSLSFR, from the coding sequence ATGGAGCCCGACGAGCCTTACTACCTTGCTTGGGAGCGTTTCCAAAACCTGTGTGCTCGTTGCTCCCAGCATGGTCTTTCCGACTGGGCTTTATGTGAGAAATTTTATAACGGTCTCACCCAAGAGACTCGTGATCGTTTTGATACTAATGGGGGGCATATGATGGGTATTCTTACAGTTGCTGAATGTTTAGAGCGTTTCGAGGCATTTGCTCAGTCTCAATCGCGAGCCGATCAGCGGTATCAAAGTGGTAATTCTAATACCATTACTAGAGCACCCACCCGAGGGGTGAACCATGTCACCATGGATCCTAGTTTAGCCGCTGTTTTGGAAAACATGACTAGGGAGCTTAAGGAAATTAAGGCAAAGGTAGATAAGTGTGAGTTTTGCCGAGGGGGTCACGATACAAGTGCGTGTCCATTGCTAGTTGGTGAGGAGCAAGTTGATTCTGTAGGAGGAGGTCTAGGTGGAGGTCAACCTAGTGGTTTTGGAAGTAATCTTAATTCGGGTTggcgaaataataataataatattaataatatttttCGCTCAAATGGACCTCCTGGttttcaaatagctcaaaatccaaATAGGGGTCTAGGTTCACTCTTTGGTGGGGGTTCAAATGGACAATTCAACAAAGGGTTCAATGGGCAGGTCAAGGATGGGGGGTCGAGTAGTCAGGTTCAAACAGGTCAGGATTCAAGTTATGATCTAGGGGGTAGTCTAGAAAGAATGGAGGCAATGATGAGCCAACTAGTTGTTAGGGACCAAACCACCCAAAAGAAACTTAGCGAACATGACCTTATGCTTAAGAACCACCAAGTTGCTTTACAAGACCTTCAAAGGGTTGTTGGTGATATGTCTAGGAAGTTAGAGGAAAGATTACCCGGTCAGTTTGCGGGTAACACCCAACCTAACCCGAATGCTCATGTAAAGGCCATTACCACTCGTAGTGGCAAAACAGTAGGGGACCCTAGTATTGAAGAGAGAGTAGTTGATAAGGATGGGGATATTGTCGACGAGGAGATAGAGATGGAGGCTCCCGGCGAAGTGCAAAAGAGGCTAggcccagcaagtaccgcacagccCGGTGAGTCTCAAGTTGAGAAGGAAGTTGAGAAAACGTCCGTAGATGTTAGACCTTCACCCTTAGTAGACCATTCTAGAGTCCCGTTCCCTTCACGCCTTAGAAACCAAAAATACTCAATGGAATACCGGCAATTTTTAGACATCTTCAAGCAATTGAAGATTAATCTACCTTTCATAGAGGCACTCCAGTCCATGCCTAAGTATGCAAAATTCTTGAAAGATCTTCTTAGGAATAAAGAGAAGTTAGGGGAGTTGTCCAACGTTCCGTTGAATGGAGGGTGTTTGGCCGTTGTCTCAAATCAGCTACCCGAAAAGCTTACCTTTCACTATTCCTTGTCTTTTCGGTAG